In Reichenbachiella agarivorans, one genomic interval encodes:
- the ftsA gene encoding cell division protein FtsA, whose translation MENNDIIVGLDIGTTKICAIVGRKNEFGKLEVLGMGKAVSDGVIRGIVTNIDKTINAIRKAVADAEEQSGIDIRVVNVGIAGQHIRSSVHHGSIIRHSSDDEITIEDVKRLTNDMHKIVIPPGSEIIHVMPQDYIVDYEEGIKDPVGMSGVRLEADFHIITAQTNAIQNINKCVRRAGLEIENLILEPLASSLSVLSDEEKEAGVCLVDIGGGTTDIAIFHESIIRHTSVIPFGGNIITSDIKDGCNVLNHQAEILKTKFGQALSEMANDNEVVSIPGLKNRDPKEISVKNLARIIEARMEEIIEMVHTKVITSGYENKLAGGIVITGGGSQLVSIKQLFEYMTGLDARIGFPNEHLGKSKVDSIKSPMYATSVGLVLCGFKALDDRDNNRFFVDNAAVKSYDKRKQTDAGSDSIFKKILEKTKGILIDDFEERK comes from the coding sequence ATGGAAAACAACGACATTATCGTAGGTCTGGACATAGGTACAACAAAGATTTGTGCTATCGTCGGTAGAAAAAATGAGTTCGGAAAACTTGAAGTCTTGGGCATGGGCAAGGCGGTGTCTGATGGGGTCATCAGAGGCATCGTGACCAACATCGACAAGACCATCAATGCCATCCGCAAGGCTGTGGCTGATGCAGAGGAGCAATCAGGAATCGATATCCGTGTGGTCAATGTAGGTATAGCAGGCCAGCACATCCGCAGCTCTGTGCATCATGGATCGATCATCAGACACTCGTCTGACGATGAGATCACCATAGAGGATGTGAAGAGACTCACCAACGACATGCACAAGATCGTCATCCCTCCAGGGAGTGAGATTATCCATGTGATGCCACAGGACTACATCGTAGACTATGAAGAAGGAATCAAAGATCCCGTGGGGATGTCAGGCGTGAGATTGGAAGCAGATTTCCACATCATCACAGCACAAACCAACGCGATCCAAAACATCAACAAGTGTGTGCGTCGCGCAGGCTTGGAGATAGAAAATTTGATCTTGGAGCCATTGGCATCCAGCCTTTCGGTCCTCAGTGATGAGGAGAAGGAAGCAGGCGTGTGTTTGGTAGACATTGGAGGCGGTACCACAGACATCGCTATTTTCCATGAGAGCATCATTCGACACACCTCTGTGATACCATTCGGAGGCAACATCATCACTTCAGACATCAAAGATGGCTGCAATGTGTTGAATCATCAGGCTGAAATATTGAAGACCAAGTTTGGACAGGCACTCTCTGAGATGGCCAATGATAACGAGGTAGTATCTATACCAGGATTGAAAAACCGTGATCCAAAAGAAATATCAGTGAAGAATTTGGCTCGTATCATCGAAGCGAGGATGGAAGAAATCATCGAGATGGTACACACCAAAGTCATCACCAGTGGATATGAAAACAAACTGGCAGGCGGTATTGTAATCACAGGTGGAGGCTCGCAATTGGTATCTATCAAGCAGCTGTTTGAATACATGACAGGTTTGGATGCCAGAATTGGATTCCCTAACGAACATCTCGGCAAGAGCAAGGTAGACAGCATCAAGAGTCCCATGTATGCAACCTCAGTAGGGTTGGTACTATGTGGCTTCAAGGCGCTAGATGACAGAGACAACAACAGGTTCTTTGTTGACAATGCAGCGGTCAAGAGTTATGACAAGAGAAAACAAACTGATGCAGGATCGGATAGTATTTTCAAGAAGATCTTGGAAAAAACGAAAGGAATCCTGATAGACGATTTTGAAGAAAGAAAATAA
- a CDS encoding cell division protein FtsQ/DivIB: MNTLLKIWKSFQFGLVLLGLVIIIGFTNARHHDRYVRDVVVSIDNQYKNYFIDQQDVLNLINQEGKNYLLTSDIGALNLKELEQRIESHQFVEDAQAYMDLSGNLSVDVKQNRPIARVITRKGEDYYIGTKGDILPESAHYTARVLLIELENEFWLSEFNIKDSKGGEEVFELLDFLVHDKFWNTQIAAMRIEKDMDILLYPQVTKQIIEFGKAEELESKFRRLKTFYKEILPYKGWNTYNAVNLKYKDQIVCKQ, from the coding sequence ATGAATACACTACTAAAAATATGGAAGTCATTTCAGTTTGGCCTTGTCTTGCTTGGTTTGGTGATCATCATTGGGTTTACCAATGCGAGACATCATGATCGCTATGTCCGTGATGTGGTTGTCTCCATTGACAATCAATACAAGAACTACTTCATCGATCAGCAGGATGTGTTGAATCTGATTAATCAAGAGGGAAAAAACTACCTATTGACTAGTGACATTGGCGCGTTGAATCTCAAAGAGTTGGAGCAGCGCATAGAGAGTCACCAGTTTGTGGAAGATGCTCAGGCCTACATGGATTTGAGTGGCAATCTCTCAGTAGATGTGAAGCAGAATAGACCTATCGCGCGCGTGATTACTCGAAAGGGAGAAGACTACTACATCGGTACCAAAGGAGACATTCTGCCAGAGTCCGCTCACTACACTGCTCGCGTGTTGTTGATCGAACTGGAAAACGAGTTTTGGCTCTCGGAGTTCAATATCAAGGATTCCAAAGGAGGAGAAGAAGTGTTTGAGTTGCTGGACTTCTTGGTGCATGACAAATTTTGGAACACACAGATCGCAGCGATGCGCATCGAAAAGGACATGGATATCCTATTGTATCCACAGGTCACCAAGCAGATCATCGAGTTTGGAAAGGCCGAAGAATTGGAAAGTAAATTCAGGAGACTGAAGACATTTTATAAAGAAATTTTGCCTTACAAAGGCTGGAACACTTACAACGCAGTGAACCTTAAATACAAAGATCAAATAGTCTGTAAACAATAA
- a CDS encoding MOSC domain-containing protein produces the protein MKVVSTNIAQPREIIWNGKPEITGIFKESTSLPIQLGTTDVVGDAVIDRRYHGGVDKACYLYAADHYDYWRAQYPDKELPYGMFGENLTVEGLDETKMIIGDVYQLGTAKVQVSEPRQPCYKLGIRFDDQGILKKFVNSTFSGVYVRVLEVGEVSVGDTFELIESVEQGLSIAEIYGLIYAKTAEPETMRTLLSDQYLPTYLKLKLLDKLS, from the coding sequence ATGAAAGTAGTTTCGACCAACATCGCCCAGCCAAGAGAGATTATCTGGAACGGCAAGCCAGAGATCACAGGAATATTCAAAGAATCAACGTCTCTACCCATACAGTTGGGTACTACAGATGTGGTCGGTGATGCGGTGATAGATCGACGCTACCACGGTGGAGTGGACAAGGCCTGCTACCTCTATGCTGCGGATCACTATGACTACTGGCGTGCCCAGTATCCTGACAAGGAATTGCCCTACGGGATGTTTGGTGAGAATCTCACGGTGGAGGGACTAGATGAGACCAAGATGATAATAGGAGATGTCTATCAATTGGGGACTGCCAAAGTCCAAGTATCTGAACCGAGACAGCCTTGCTACAAGCTGGGCATTCGGTTCGATGACCAGGGGATACTCAAGAAGTTTGTAAACTCGACCTTCTCAGGAGTATATGTCAGGGTCTTGGAAGTGGGAGAGGTAAGCGTAGGAGATACTTTTGAATTGATCGAATCCGTAGAACAGGGACTTTCGATAGCAGAAATCTATGGACTGATCTATGCCAAAACCGCCGAACCAGAGACCATGAGAACCTTGCTGTCCGATCAGTATCTCCCAACGTATCTTAAGCTCAAATTGCTAGATAAACTAAGTTAA
- a CDS encoding phenylacetate--CoA ligase family protein has translation MEIDTTYDFSSADSILSLQNKHFLSHLTVIQRQSKYYQEKFETLGLDFSEIKSLDDIHKIPVTTKEELEKSNPDFLAVDKKRIIEYVTTSGTLGDPITIALTQKDQARLALNECRSLDLCGITSDDIIQITTTLDKRFMAGMAYYLGATALGATVIRSGIGDPDFQWDNIKRFEPTVLIAVPSFAYKFGTYLLSKGIDPKKTSVKKIVCIGEPIKDASFKANTLHQKLKEVWDVELYSTYASTEMATAFTECSAGQGGHLLPELMYVEILDENNQPVAHGEVGEITVTPFDIEGMPLLRYKTGDLARLHNDTCACGRTTPRLGPIEGRKGQMIKLKGTTLFPQQIENVINQITEIDSYIIELSLDELGMDKLKVILPDTLDTAVVAHTQRLLQQRLRVNPILEQNTQAYISSEILPKGSRKPRRFVDKRELVH, from the coding sequence GTGGAGATAGATACAACGTACGATTTTTCATCAGCAGACAGCATTCTTTCTCTGCAAAACAAGCATTTTCTATCCCATTTGACAGTCATCCAGCGCCAATCCAAGTATTATCAGGAAAAGTTTGAAACACTGGGACTAGACTTTAGCGAAATCAAAAGCCTAGACGATATTCACAAAATTCCTGTCACGACCAAAGAAGAACTAGAAAAGAGTAATCCAGATTTCCTAGCAGTGGACAAAAAACGAATCATCGAATATGTCACTACCTCAGGGACGCTTGGAGACCCGATTACCATAGCCCTGACACAAAAAGACCAAGCCAGACTGGCGCTCAACGAATGCAGGTCATTGGATCTCTGTGGTATCACGTCGGACGACATCATTCAGATCACTACGACGCTTGACAAGCGATTCATGGCAGGAATGGCCTACTATTTGGGAGCGACTGCTTTGGGAGCTACCGTGATTCGCTCTGGGATTGGAGATCCAGATTTTCAATGGGACAACATCAAACGCTTTGAACCGACGGTATTGATCGCGGTACCTTCTTTTGCATACAAATTCGGAACTTATTTGCTGTCCAAAGGAATTGACCCGAAAAAGACATCCGTCAAAAAAATAGTGTGTATCGGTGAACCTATCAAAGATGCTAGTTTCAAAGCCAATACACTCCACCAAAAACTAAAAGAGGTTTGGGATGTGGAATTGTACTCCACCTATGCCAGTACAGAAATGGCGACTGCCTTTACAGAATGTAGCGCGGGGCAAGGTGGTCACTTGCTGCCAGAGCTGATGTATGTAGAGATCCTGGATGAGAACAATCAGCCTGTTGCACATGGTGAAGTGGGAGAAATCACCGTAACCCCCTTTGACATAGAAGGCATGCCTCTGCTGCGTTACAAAACAGGAGACCTAGCAAGGTTGCACAATGACACTTGTGCCTGTGGTAGAACAACCCCAAGGCTAGGACCTATCGAAGGGCGAAAAGGTCAAATGATCAAACTCAAAGGCACGACACTTTTTCCTCAGCAGATCGAGAATGTAATCAATCAGATCACAGAGATCGACAGCTACATCATAGAGTTGTCACTGGACGAACTAGGAATGGACAAACTCAAAGTGATCTTGCCCGACACACTAGATACTGCCGTGGTGGCACATACTCAAAGGTTGCTTCAGCAGCGATTGCGCGTCAATCCTATTCTGGAACAAAATACCCAGGCATATATTTCCAGTGAGATATTGCCTAAAGGCAGTAGAAAACCAAGAAGATTTGTAGACAAAAGGGAATTGGTACATTGA
- a CDS encoding phytoene desaturase family protein, whose amino-acid sequence MKKIKDKYDVVIIGSGMGGLSCGMMLAMEGKSVCILEKNAQIGGTLQTFKRDGGKFDTGVHYVGGLDEGQPLYPYFKYMDIYKDIDVMKLDENAYDIITFGGDDNQYPHAQGYENFKNQLLKFFPDEEANLDRYIHDIKALCKKFALYNVYDLPEKVNELEYMYDGATQRINQYTSNPKLQQVLAGSNLLYAGEENKTPFYVHALIINSYMMSAYKFQHGGSQISRSLNYSIKDLGGTIVRNAEVTSINHNDTSVESVTLQDGRQIKGDIFISNVHPTETIKLMDQSLMRKSYTSRISGLENTVSVFTLYLVMKPKTVKYINSNFYNFREDKVWGLTDYKLEDWGKDFAVFFLPDNKNPEYTSVITVMAYMKMEEMTPWINTFNTTTQVSDRDESYQNFKEIKAQFLLEKMEGFMPGIKRHIKSYSTSTPLTQRDYLNTTEGSLYGISRDHNFPLKSQINTKTKMKNMFFTGQNIILHGVLGATISAVVTCTEILGREYLLNKIKAKL is encoded by the coding sequence TTGAAAAAGATAAAAGACAAATACGATGTAGTCATCATTGGTTCTGGTATGGGCGGTTTGTCCTGTGGCATGATGCTCGCCATGGAAGGAAAATCCGTCTGCATCCTAGAAAAAAATGCACAGATAGGTGGTACACTTCAAACCTTCAAACGAGATGGTGGCAAGTTTGACACTGGAGTACACTATGTGGGTGGACTCGATGAAGGACAGCCTCTTTATCCATACTTCAAATACATGGACATCTACAAGGACATAGATGTCATGAAACTGGACGAAAATGCCTACGACATCATCACATTCGGCGGGGATGATAACCAGTATCCCCATGCACAGGGGTATGAAAACTTCAAAAACCAATTGCTCAAATTCTTTCCTGACGAAGAAGCCAACCTAGACAGGTACATCCACGACATCAAAGCGCTCTGCAAAAAATTTGCCCTTTACAACGTCTATGACCTACCCGAAAAAGTCAATGAACTAGAGTACATGTATGATGGCGCCACCCAGCGCATCAATCAATACACCTCTAATCCGAAACTACAGCAGGTACTGGCTGGCTCTAATCTCCTCTACGCAGGTGAGGAAAACAAGACGCCCTTTTATGTCCATGCATTGATCATCAACTCCTATATGATGAGTGCATACAAATTTCAGCATGGGGGCAGTCAGATCAGTCGATCACTCAACTATTCAATCAAAGATCTGGGTGGTACCATCGTCCGCAATGCAGAAGTCACCTCCATCAATCACAACGACACATCGGTAGAGAGTGTCACCCTACAAGACGGTCGCCAAATCAAAGGAGACATCTTCATCTCCAACGTGCACCCTACCGAAACCATCAAACTGATGGATCAAAGTCTGATGCGGAAATCTTATACAAGCAGAATCTCAGGCCTGGAAAACACCGTATCGGTATTCACACTGTATTTGGTAATGAAACCCAAAACGGTGAAATATATCAATTCCAATTTTTACAACTTCAGAGAAGACAAAGTTTGGGGACTCACTGATTACAAATTGGAAGACTGGGGCAAGGACTTTGCCGTGTTCTTCCTGCCTGACAACAAAAATCCAGAATACACCAGTGTCATCACAGTGATGGCCTACATGAAGATGGAAGAAATGACGCCATGGATCAATACCTTCAACACCACCACGCAGGTAAGTGACCGTGACGAAAGCTACCAAAACTTCAAGGAAATAAAAGCACAGTTTTTGTTGGAAAAAATGGAAGGGTTCATGCCTGGGATCAAGCGCCACATCAAGAGCTACTCAACCTCTACCCCTCTGACGCAGAGGGATTACCTCAATACAACAGAAGGTTCGCTGTATGGTATCTCTCGTGACCATAATTTTCCTCTCAAATCTCAGATCAACACCAAGACCAAAATGAAAAACATGTTCTTTACAGGACAAAACATCATATTGCATGGTGTACTCGGAGCGACCATCAGTGCTGTGGTGACTTGCACGGAGATTTTGGGTCGCGAGTACCTATTGAACAAAATCAAAGCCAAGCTTTAA
- a CDS encoding C45 family peptidase — protein sequence MKKRYLVAAILLILILAGSWYFVSRVIYDAPDTPVSTINSDQLVVISDSHFRLGNSWLKRNKYGNWESYIEGSAYDRGRTIGILHRQLIQDQEEVFVDEINAHVPSWFLRKFLMLGISWFNRDLDQYIPDEYRQEIYGVSEFFADEYDFIGPKYNRIINYHAAHDIGHAVQNMHLVGCTSLGVWNFDDSTKQMLSGRNFDFYFGDEFAKNKIVLLCNPTEGYKYLSVTWGGFCGVVSGMNEHGLSITLNSAKSEIPTESGTPVSIIARDILQYASTLEEAQSIANQYESFVSELFTISSLKDQKMAVIEKAPTYTGIYYPSSDTLIVTNHYQSPELKDLPINTEHMNSSESVDRMTRTRELTNRLQEVTPNTIVDILRNQAGIAGKDLGMGNPKAINQLLAHHAVIFDNVEKCVWVSNYPFQENVFDAYDLDDFGKWSDLKDTVVTIDSLSIEADPFYTSEAFQQFKQFKVLKSQITYYTQERSKMDSLEVRQFIQSNPEYYETHRLVGNYYAALGEKQKAIDSYYLALEKDIAYLEDRQFINKQIKELSE from the coding sequence TTGAAAAAACGCTATCTCGTTGCAGCTATACTCCTAATCCTCATCCTAGCAGGCTCATGGTATTTTGTATCTCGTGTCATCTATGACGCGCCAGATACACCTGTATCTACAATCAACAGTGATCAGCTAGTGGTTATCAGCGATTCTCACTTCCGCTTGGGTAATAGCTGGCTCAAAAGAAACAAGTATGGCAACTGGGAGAGCTACATCGAAGGCAGCGCATACGACCGTGGCAGGACGATAGGAATACTGCATCGTCAGCTGATCCAAGATCAAGAGGAAGTCTTCGTCGACGAAATCAATGCCCATGTACCTTCATGGTTTTTGAGAAAATTCCTCATGCTGGGCATTTCATGGTTCAATAGAGATTTGGATCAGTATATCCCAGATGAATACAGACAAGAGATCTATGGCGTATCAGAGTTCTTTGCAGATGAGTACGACTTCATAGGCCCAAAATACAACCGCATCATCAATTACCATGCAGCACATGACATAGGTCATGCGGTACAAAACATGCACCTTGTGGGCTGTACATCCCTTGGTGTGTGGAACTTTGACGACTCAACAAAGCAAATGCTGTCTGGTCGCAATTTTGACTTTTATTTCGGGGATGAGTTTGCCAAAAACAAGATCGTCTTGCTGTGCAACCCTACTGAAGGATACAAATACCTATCTGTGACCTGGGGTGGATTCTGTGGAGTGGTATCAGGCATGAACGAACACGGTCTGAGCATCACCCTCAACTCCGCCAAATCTGAGATCCCAACCGAGTCAGGCACCCCTGTATCAATCATCGCCAGAGATATCTTGCAATATGCCTCTACCTTAGAAGAAGCCCAATCTATTGCCAACCAATATGAGAGCTTTGTCTCCGAACTATTCACCATTTCATCTCTCAAAGACCAGAAAATGGCCGTGATAGAAAAAGCACCTACCTACACAGGTATCTACTACCCTAGCAGCGACACGCTGATTGTGACCAACCACTACCAAAGTCCCGAACTCAAAGACCTCCCTATCAACACCGAGCACATGAACAGCTCCGAATCAGTAGATCGCATGACACGTACACGAGAGTTGACCAACCGACTCCAAGAGGTCACCCCAAATACTATCGTGGACATATTGAGAAACCAAGCAGGGATCGCTGGCAAAGACCTAGGGATGGGAAACCCAAAGGCCATCAATCAACTACTCGCACATCATGCAGTGATCTTTGACAATGTAGAAAAATGCGTTTGGGTGTCCAATTATCCTTTTCAGGAGAATGTATTTGATGCCTATGATCTGGATGATTTTGGCAAATGGTCAGACTTGAAAGACACAGTTGTCACCATTGATTCTCTCTCGATAGAAGCTGACCCTTTCTATACCAGCGAGGCGTTTCAGCAATTCAAGCAATTCAAAGTCTTGAAATCGCAAATCACCTACTACACACAAGAGAGGTCCAAAATGGATAGTCTGGAGGTGAGGCAATTCATCCAATCCAACCCAGAATACTATGAGACACACCGATTGGTCGGCAACTACTATGCTGCTTTGGGAGAGAAACAAAAAGCCATCGACAGCTATTACCTAGCACTGGAAAAAGACATTGCCTACTTGGAGGACCGACAGTTCATCAACAAGCAAATCAAAGAACTCAGCGAATGA
- a CDS encoding esterase/lipase family protein, with protein sequence MSTKGFFNIRKSKEPKTLVIGIHGLGNKPAHSLIKLWWKKSLLEGLKKTEGAPSNFNFAMVYWADIMYPQPLNPNVKDSDNELFIDEPYMPEPIQAPKVKNNIWHIVKHSIERVKEVIFLSKNGLANYRLPFDLVIRNSFKDLAAYYDDDKTDEQLLDHIPVKNLLRARLSKKIYTNRHKRIMIVAHSMGSLISYDVLHRLTSNYNIDTFVSMGSPLGLPILRENIAKEHGLTYEDGDMLPTPESIDNWHNLSDKDDHFAVYHCLAEFFAPNSKGVGPIDQLVHNDYKDWITENAHKSFGYMRTPEMGKILSDFLNKKPESIWQKTKRIFKKDAKR encoded by the coding sequence ATGTCAACAAAAGGTTTTTTTAATATCCGAAAAAGCAAAGAGCCAAAGACACTGGTGATAGGCATCCATGGTTTGGGTAACAAACCCGCTCATTCCTTAATCAAACTATGGTGGAAAAAATCACTCCTCGAAGGACTCAAAAAAACCGAAGGCGCACCTAGCAACTTCAACTTTGCCATGGTGTATTGGGCGGACATCATGTATCCGCAACCACTCAATCCCAATGTCAAAGATTCGGACAACGAACTGTTCATCGATGAACCTTACATGCCTGAGCCCATACAAGCACCCAAGGTAAAAAACAACATTTGGCACATTGTCAAACATAGCATAGAAAGGGTCAAAGAGGTGATATTCTTGAGCAAAAACGGACTGGCCAACTACAGGCTTCCTTTTGATTTGGTAATCCGAAACTCATTCAAAGATCTAGCTGCCTACTACGATGACGATAAAACCGATGAGCAGCTCCTCGACCATATCCCTGTCAAAAACCTGCTTCGTGCCCGACTCAGTAAAAAAATCTATACAAATCGCCACAAGCGGATCATGATCGTGGCACACTCGATGGGGTCATTGATTAGCTATGACGTGCTGCACAGATTGACAAGCAACTACAATATAGACACCTTTGTTTCGATGGGCTCACCACTGGGCTTGCCGATCTTGAGAGAAAACATCGCCAAAGAACATGGTCTCACCTACGAAGATGGTGACATGCTGCCAACTCCAGAGTCTATCGACAACTGGCACAATCTCTCTGACAAGGACGACCATTTTGCAGTGTACCACTGTTTGGCAGAGTTTTTTGCTCCCAATTCCAAAGGAGTCGGCCCTATAGACCAGCTCGTCCACAACGATTACAAAGATTGGATCACAGAAAACGCCCACAAGTCATTCGGTTACATGAGGACACCAGAAATGGGTAAGATTCTGAGCGACTTCCTCAACAAAAAACCAGAATCAATCTGGCAGAAAACCAAGAGAATTTTTAAGAAAGATGCTAAACGATGA
- the acpS gene encoding holo-ACP synthase, whose amino-acid sequence MIYGIGTDIAETLRFKKKLDNTKFLETVFTPLEMDYCQRKAHPEQHFAARFAAKEAYMKALGTGWVEGADFKEIEIQNSTEGVPSITLLGGSKRYFDKSELKDIFVSISHTAEYAVAYIIITK is encoded by the coding sequence ATGATCTACGGAATAGGGACGGACATAGCCGAGACGCTGCGATTCAAAAAGAAACTTGACAATACCAAATTTCTAGAGACGGTCTTTACCCCATTAGAAATGGACTATTGCCAGCGCAAAGCCCACCCTGAGCAGCACTTTGCAGCCAGGTTTGCTGCCAAAGAAGCCTACATGAAGGCACTAGGTACTGGGTGGGTTGAGGGTGCTGATTTTAAGGAGATTGAAATCCAAAACAGCACCGAGGGAGTGCCCAGCATCACCCTGCTGGGTGGAAGCAAAAGATATTTTGATAAATCAGAACTGAAAGACATCTTTGTATCCATAAGCCACACCGCAGAATATGCTGTGGCGTACATCATTATTACTAAGTAG
- the ftsZ gene encoding cell division protein FtsZ has translation MTEGSFKFDLPTHHKSIIKVIGVGGGGSNAVNHMHSQGITGVEFVVCNTDSQALNGSPIPNKLQIGMNLTEGLGAGANPEKGKHAALENKEEIRNMLNADTRMVFITAGMGGGTGTGAAPVIAQVSKELGILTVGIVTVPFKFEGKKKMRQAMAGVAALKANCDTVLVILNDKLLETFGNLSLNQAFAQADNVLTTAAKGIAEIITVPGYVNVDFEDVKTVMKDSGGAVMGSAQTSGENRAIRAIEEAINSPLLNNQNIQGADKILLSIISGDKAELKMDELTEITDFMQDIAGDEAEVIFGHGVDAELGDSIRVTIIATGFEQNDDIESVLQERQQAPVATATVTPEIAATPPVVETPMAAPEPKKERKVYELEKGSQAQIELFAREAQKQNREDRFEEEFRLKMKSFQFEKPERRQEPEIFHRSFKPAAEDENQDQFESEMRELYLESQRRQPEPLDEPLEELDGMAHPPSRKITLMEQSEERRRKLNGLNNHSEQGDASSFKEKFEVPAYQRKKVDLKNVPLSSESFVSKYNLNEEHQLGSNKFLHDNVD, from the coding sequence ATGACAGAAGGTAGTTTTAAATTTGATTTGCCTACTCACCACAAATCGATCATCAAAGTGATCGGAGTAGGCGGAGGCGGTAGCAATGCCGTCAATCACATGCACAGCCAAGGCATCACGGGTGTAGAATTCGTAGTATGCAACACAGACTCTCAAGCGCTCAACGGGAGTCCAATTCCTAACAAGCTTCAGATTGGAATGAATCTGACCGAAGGTCTCGGGGCAGGGGCAAATCCTGAAAAAGGAAAGCACGCAGCGCTAGAGAACAAAGAAGAAATTAGAAACATGCTCAATGCCGATACCCGCATGGTGTTCATCACTGCAGGTATGGGAGGCGGTACGGGTACAGGAGCTGCTCCAGTCATCGCTCAGGTCTCCAAAGAATTGGGGATTTTGACAGTAGGTATCGTGACTGTCCCATTCAAATTTGAAGGGAAGAAAAAAATGCGTCAGGCCATGGCAGGTGTTGCAGCACTCAAGGCCAACTGCGATACCGTATTGGTCATTCTCAATGACAAACTGTTGGAGACATTCGGTAACCTGTCGTTGAACCAAGCATTTGCCCAAGCAGACAATGTATTGACCACTGCCGCCAAAGGTATCGCAGAGATCATCACCGTCCCAGGCTATGTCAACGTGGATTTTGAAGATGTAAAAACGGTCATGAAGGACAGTGGAGGTGCCGTCATGGGGTCTGCTCAAACTTCTGGAGAGAATAGAGCGATTCGTGCCATCGAGGAGGCAATCAACTCGCCATTGCTCAACAACCAAAATATCCAAGGTGCAGACAAGATTTTGCTATCGATCATATCAGGCGACAAGGCCGAATTGAAGATGGACGAATTGACAGAAATCACCGATTTCATGCAAGACATCGCAGGAGATGAGGCAGAGGTGATCTTTGGTCACGGTGTGGATGCCGAGCTAGGTGACAGCATCAGAGTGACCATCATTGCGACAGGTTTTGAACAAAACGATGATATAGAGTCTGTACTGCAAGAGAGACAGCAGGCACCAGTAGCTACTGCGACAGTGACACCTGAGATAGCAGCTACTCCGCCTGTGGTGGAAACCCCAATGGCAGCACCAGAGCCTAAAAAAGAGAGAAAAGTGTATGAACTAGAAAAAGGGTCGCAAGCACAAATCGAACTTTTTGCTAGAGAGGCACAGAAGCAAAATAGAGAAGACCGATTCGAAGAAGAGTTCAGATTGAAAATGAAGTCTTTTCAGTTTGAGAAACCTGAAAGACGTCAAGAACCAGAAATTTTTCACAGATCTTTTAAGCCAGCAGCAGAAGACGAGAATCAAGATCAGTTTGAATCCGAAATGCGTGAACTCTATCTAGAATCTCAAAGAAGGCAACCAGAGCCATTGGACGAACCATTGGAAGAGCTGGATGGCATGGCACATCCTCCATCAAGGAAAATCACCCTCATGGAGCAATCAGAGGAGAGAAGACGCAAACTCAATGGCTTGAATAATCATTCTGAGCAGGGCGATGCTTCTTCATTCAAAGAGAAATTTGAAGTGCCAGCTTACCAGCGCAAGAAAGTGGATCTGAAAAATGTACCCCTTTCTTCTGAGAGCTTTGTGTCCAAATACAACCTCAATGAGGAACATCAACTGGGTAGCAACAAATTTTTGCATGACAATGTCGATTAA